One part of the Thermodesulfovibrio sp. 3462-1 genome encodes these proteins:
- the mraY gene encoding phospho-N-acetylmuramoyl-pentapeptide-transferase, whose amino-acid sequence MLYEILYSLSDQFSVLNVFRYITFRTMLAILTSFFFTFIIAPSCIRWLKRLSLTQHIRDDGPKTHLKKEGTPTMGGIIIIASVFLSVLLWANLRNHYVWIMIVSFLGFGFIGFVDDYLKITRKNYKGLPGRYKLVAQFLLALSVTLFLYFNPKDPYTTVLSIPFFKQWLIDLGVFYLPFAIFVMVGTSNAVNLTDGMDGLAAGLVGIASIVNAVLLYISGHAVFAKYLYVLYIPGTGELAVFCGAMLGACLGFLWYNSYPAEVFMGDVGSLSLGGALGSLAVITKHEIVLALVGGIFVVEALSVILQVSYFKLTNGKRIFRMAPLHHHFELKKWPEPKVIVRFWIIGIILALLSLLTLKLR is encoded by the coding sequence ATGCTTTATGAAATTCTTTACAGTTTAAGTGACCAGTTTTCAGTACTTAATGTATTTCGCTACATTACTTTTAGGACAATGCTTGCAATACTTACATCTTTCTTTTTTACATTTATTATTGCTCCTTCTTGCATAAGATGGCTTAAAAGATTAAGTCTTACCCAGCATATAAGAGATGATGGGCCAAAAACACACCTTAAGAAAGAAGGGACTCCTACAATGGGAGGAATAATAATAATTGCATCAGTTTTCCTCTCAGTCCTTTTATGGGCTAATCTGAGAAATCATTATGTATGGATTATGATTGTTAGTTTTTTAGGCTTTGGTTTTATAGGATTCGTAGATGATTACTTAAAAATAACAAGAAAAAATTACAAAGGACTACCAGGTAGATATAAATTGGTTGCTCAATTTTTACTTGCTTTATCTGTAACTCTTTTTCTCTATTTTAATCCAAAGGATCCTTATACCACTGTTTTAAGTATTCCATTTTTCAAACAATGGCTTATTGATCTTGGAGTATTTTATCTGCCTTTTGCTATTTTTGTAATGGTTGGAACTTCAAATGCTGTTAATCTTACAGATGGAATGGATGGACTTGCAGCAGGTCTTGTAGGAATTGCCTCTATTGTAAATGCTGTTCTTCTTTATATATCAGGTCATGCTGTATTTGCTAAATATCTCTATGTTCTTTATATCCCGGGCACAGGGGAACTGGCAGTTTTCTGTGGAGCAATGCTTGGAGCCTGTCTTGGTTTTTTATGGTATAATTCTTATCCTGCTGAAGTTTTTATGGGAGATGTAGGCTCACTCAGTCTTGGAGGAGCTCTTGGAAGCCTTGCAGTTATAACAAAACACGAGATAGTTCTGGCTCTGGTTGGTGGAATATTTGTTGTGGAGGCTTTATCTGTAATTCTTCAGGTGAGTTATTTTAAATTAACGAATGGCAAGAGAATTTTTCGCATGGCTCCCCTTCATCATCATTTTGAGTTAAAAAAGTGGCCAGAGCCGAAAGTTATCGTTCGATTCTGGATAATAGGAATAATACTTGCTCTTTTAAGTCTTTTAACTTTAAAACTGAGGTGA
- a CDS encoding D-alanyl-D-alanine carboxypeptidase family protein, protein MLNLSSILGIFSKMVFLFVFLLYASAAYSSQDIDAPSAVAVDAQTGKILYGKNPHMKLPPASTTKLVTVMVALEKLDPEQKVTISKKAAQTPGVSPKLMRGEVYTVRDLVYLALMRSVNSAAVALAEATAGSEQNFVKLMNEKVKYIGAKDTKFINASGLPGKGQCTTVYDLTKIMSHALAYPLIKEAINTRVYLVKAQNGREHFIQNTNHLLWSEDNMIGGKTGYTRKARHCFVSAYKVKDRLVYTAILGDTNREKLWEDTQQLIARAEDVLAGKGEPVVKLSEEKPVMPVSYKSKQKLSKKVKVNKNKVKKTSKKRVKNAKNNKRTI, encoded by the coding sequence ATGTTAAACCTTTCAAGTATTTTAGGAATTTTTTCAAAGATGGTTTTTTTATTTGTATTTTTGCTTTATGCTTCTGCTGCATACTCTTCTCAGGATATTGATGCTCCAAGTGCTGTTGCAGTGGATGCTCAGACAGGTAAAATTCTTTATGGTAAGAATCCTCACATGAAACTTCCACCAGCAAGCACAACAAAACTTGTCACAGTTATGGTTGCTCTTGAAAAACTTGACCCCGAGCAGAAAGTAACAATATCAAAAAAAGCAGCTCAAACCCCAGGTGTTTCACCTAAACTGATGCGAGGAGAAGTTTATACAGTGCGAGATCTTGTTTATCTTGCCTTGATGCGTTCTGTAAACTCTGCAGCAGTTGCTCTGGCAGAAGCTACAGCAGGAAGTGAGCAAAATTTTGTAAAGCTTATGAATGAAAAAGTAAAGTATATTGGAGCAAAGGATACGAAATTTATAAATGCCAGTGGGCTGCCAGGTAAAGGACAGTGCACAACTGTTTATGACTTAACAAAAATAATGTCTCATGCTCTTGCCTATCCACTTATAAAGGAAGCTATAAATACCCGTGTTTATCTGGTAAAAGCTCAAAATGGCAGAGAACACTTTATTCAAAATACCAATCATCTGCTATGGTCAGAGGATAATATGATAGGAGGTAAAACAGGATACACAAGAAAAGCAAGGCATTGTTTTGTTAGTGCTTATAAGGTAAAGGATAGACTTGTTTATACAGCAATTCTTGGAGATACTAACAGGGAAAAACTGTGGGAAGATACCCAACAATTAATTGCCAGAGCAGAAGATGTTCTTGCAGGTAAAGGAGAGCCTGTGGTCAAACTTTCAGAAGAAAAACCAGTAATGCCAGTTTCTTACAAAAGCAAACAAAAATTAAGTAAAAAAGTAAAGGTAAATAAAAATAAAGTGAAAAAGACTTCCAAGAAGAGGGTAAAAAATGCAAAAAATAATAAACGAACTATCTGA
- the murD gene encoding UDP-N-acetylmuramoyl-L-alanine--D-glutamate ligase, whose product MQKIINELSELENKKVAIIGAGKSGLAVAKLLLSLGATLTINDKKSEEEILKDIEQLKEFECFERFKIIGGGHPPEAFEDAEVVVVSPGVPLSTPSIVSAIYKGIPVIGEIELSWQILNLVNPEVKTVGITGSNGKSTTSTLVYEFLRKDGKRVCLAGNIGYPMADAVLKILNKQLDIEYLVLELSSFQLEGIKNFKPELATILNITRDHMDRYCQMKEYIEAKAKIFQNQTGDDYLVLNMDDKNTVAVIEYLRNVYLKKGKLPQIFYFSRFQRVYGAYLKDNEVRFNPREEIPQSIFSEMENTVLPVSTFKIKGVHNIENIMAAALLAFCAGCRAESIKEVVKEFPGLPHRMEFVREINGVVYVNDSKGTNVDAVAKSLESFPDNVILIAGGRDKDGDFSQLREIVKKKVKALVLIGEAKQKIADALGDLVPYYFENDMKSAVLKAKEIASEGDVVLLSPGCASFDMFRNFEHRGEVFKDIVNSL is encoded by the coding sequence ATGCAAAAAATAATAAACGAACTATCTGAGCTGGAAAACAAAAAAGTAGCAATCATAGGAGCTGGTAAAAGTGGCCTGGCAGTAGCAAAACTTCTATTGAGTCTTGGTGCAACATTAACAATAAATGATAAAAAAAGCGAAGAAGAAATCTTAAAAGATATTGAACAACTTAAAGAATTTGAATGCTTTGAACGCTTTAAAATAATAGGAGGTGGACATCCACCAGAAGCTTTTGAGGATGCTGAAGTGGTTGTTGTAAGTCCAGGAGTTCCATTAAGTACTCCTTCAATTGTTTCAGCAATCTATAAGGGAATTCCAGTTATTGGTGAGATAGAACTTAGCTGGCAGATACTGAATTTAGTGAATCCAGAGGTAAAGACAGTAGGCATTACAGGTTCTAATGGAAAATCTACAACTTCAACACTTGTTTATGAATTTTTAAGAAAAGATGGTAAAAGAGTATGCCTTGCAGGAAACATCGGGTATCCCATGGCAGATGCTGTTTTAAAAATTTTAAATAAACAGCTGGATATTGAATATCTTGTTTTGGAGCTTTCAAGTTTTCAACTTGAAGGAATAAAAAACTTCAAACCAGAGCTTGCAACAATTTTAAATATTACTCGAGATCACATGGATAGATACTGTCAAATGAAAGAATATATTGAAGCAAAAGCAAAAATTTTTCAAAATCAGACAGGAGATGATTATTTAGTTTTAAATATGGATGACAAAAATACAGTAGCTGTTATTGAATATTTAAGAAACGTTTATCTTAAAAAAGGTAAACTTCCACAGATTTTTTACTTTAGTAGATTTCAACGTGTCTATGGAGCTTATTTAAAAGACAATGAAGTTCGGTTCAATCCAAGAGAAGAGATTCCTCAGAGCATTTTTTCAGAGATGGAAAATACAGTGCTTCCTGTAAGCACATTTAAAATAAAGGGAGTTCATAACATTGAAAATATAATGGCAGCAGCTTTACTTGCTTTTTGTGCTGGATGCAGAGCAGAAAGCATAAAAGAAGTTGTTAAAGAATTTCCAGGGCTTCCGCATAGAATGGAATTTGTAAGGGAAATAAACGGGGTAGTCTATGTAAATGATTCAAAGGGAACCAATGTTGATGCAGTAGCGAAGTCTCTTGAAAGTTTCCCTGACAATGTGATTTTAATTGCCGGAGGAAGAGACAAAGATGGAGATTTTTCTCAGTTAAGGGAGATTGTAAAAAAGAAAGTAAAGGCTTTAGTGCTTATTGGTGAGGCAAAGCAAAAAATAGCAGATGCTCTTGGAGATTTAGTACCCTATTATTTTGAGAACGATATGAAATCTGCTGTATTGAAAGCAAAAGAAATTGCCAGTGAAGGAGATGTAGTGCTTCTTTCTCCTGGATGCGCAAGCTTTGACATGTTCAGGAATTTTGAACATCGGGGAGAAGTATTTAAGGATATTGTGAACTCATTATGA
- the ftsW gene encoding putative lipid II flippase FtsW, whose product MKRGSIDKTLIIVVALLVVIGLIAVYSSTSVLASVKAKYANKGGMIYLQRQLFTLIISFFFMIVFIFLSPEKLKKIVFPLLIISFIMLIAVFTPLGVTAGGARRWLRLWPSSFQPSELVKLAMVFFLAWYLSRDGYNKESIKHFIIPIGLMAIFQLIFLKQPDFGAAMTLGIITFLMLFIGGVSLRFLGGTVLLAIPIVFYLAKEPYRWKRIISFLDPWADPQGSGFQLVQSLIALGSGGLTGQGLGEGKQKLAFLPEIHTDFIFAHIGEEMGFIGAATVVVLFFLICLKGLSIAMKQSEPFYYFLASGITIMISIQALINFAVVTGMAPTKGLPLPFISYGGSALVINFIAIGVLLNLSRFNSDKGLTEVLPQRKTKLRTYKYWRGKRFS is encoded by the coding sequence ATGAAAAGAGGCTCTATTGATAAAACACTTATAATTGTAGTGGCTTTGCTTGTTGTAATCGGACTTATTGCAGTTTACAGTTCTACTTCTGTTTTAGCCTCTGTTAAGGCAAAATATGCAAATAAGGGAGGAATGATTTATTTACAAAGACAACTTTTTACATTAATTATAAGTTTTTTCTTTATGATTGTGTTTATCTTTTTATCACCAGAAAAATTAAAAAAAATTGTTTTCCCATTGCTTATTATTTCTTTTATAATGCTTATAGCAGTTTTTACTCCTCTGGGAGTTACTGCAGGAGGAGCCAGAAGATGGCTCAGATTGTGGCCCAGTTCATTTCAGCCTTCAGAGCTTGTAAAGCTTGCAATGGTCTTTTTTCTTGCATGGTATTTGAGTAGAGATGGCTACAATAAAGAAAGTATCAAGCATTTTATAATTCCCATAGGATTGATGGCTATTTTTCAGTTGATTTTTCTAAAACAGCCGGATTTTGGTGCAGCAATGACGCTGGGAATAATTACTTTCCTTATGCTTTTTATAGGAGGAGTAAGCTTAAGATTCTTAGGAGGCACTGTTTTGCTTGCTATTCCTATTGTGTTCTATCTTGCTAAGGAGCCTTACAGGTGGAAAAGAATAATCTCTTTTCTTGACCCCTGGGCTGATCCTCAGGGAAGTGGATTCCAGCTTGTTCAATCATTGATTGCACTTGGAAGCGGAGGTCTTACAGGCCAGGGACTTGGAGAAGGAAAACAAAAGCTTGCCTTTTTACCTGAAATACATACTGATTTTATATTTGCTCATATTGGAGAAGAGATGGGATTTATAGGAGCAGCTACGGTGGTTGTTTTATTTTTTTTGATATGTCTCAAAGGATTAAGCATTGCTATGAAACAGTCAGAGCCTTTTTATTACTTTCTTGCTTCAGGGATTACAATTATGATTTCTATTCAGGCATTGATAAACTTTGCTGTTGTAACAGGTATGGCACCAACAAAGGGACTTCCTCTGCCCTTTATAAGCTATGGTGGTTCTGCTCTGGTTATTAATTTTATTGCTATTGGAGTTTTGCTTAATCTTTCAAGATTCAACTCGGATAAAGGCTTGACAGAGGTATTACCTCAGAGAAAAACAAAATTAAGAACATATAAATACTGGAGAGGTAAAAGATTTTCATGA
- the murG gene encoding undecaprenyldiphospho-muramoylpentapeptide beta-N-acetylglucosaminyltransferase, with protein sequence MKVIIAGGGTGGHLFPGLALAECIDQKYPEAKIVFVGTQRGLESKVIPKTKYELKFISIQGFVGKSAGQKLKSIITLFKSISESKNILEAFSPDVVFGVGGYASFPVVLTAALKKIPTIILEQNTVPGLANKILARVASAVAVSYPETIDYFPKQKVYLTGTPIRKKILEGDLEKAKQLFNIKEGKLTILIFGGSLGARKINKAMTEALPYLLPLKDRIQIIHQTGQNDLNWVSAEYKNLSFKATVLPFIYDMAEAYNVADLVISRAGASTVAEITAIGKASILIPYPYAAYNHQEMNARRLFSRGACELILDRDLNGQNLAKKINEILNSPEVIKEMQRASLAFGKPKAGEKIIEIAETLIRRRNVSL encoded by the coding sequence ATGAAAGTTATCATAGCTGGTGGTGGAACAGGAGGACATCTTTTTCCTGGATTGGCTCTTGCAGAATGTATTGATCAGAAATATCCTGAAGCAAAGATTGTTTTTGTAGGAACTCAAAGAGGATTGGAATCAAAGGTTATTCCTAAGACAAAATATGAATTAAAATTTATATCTATTCAAGGATTTGTTGGAAAGTCCGCTGGACAAAAACTAAAGAGTATTATAACTCTTTTTAAATCCATATCTGAATCAAAAAATATTTTAGAGGCTTTTTCACCGGATGTTGTTTTTGGTGTAGGAGGGTATGCTTCTTTTCCTGTTGTTTTAACAGCTGCTTTAAAAAAAATCCCTACAATTATTCTTGAACAAAATACTGTTCCAGGACTTGCAAATAAGATACTTGCAAGAGTTGCTTCAGCAGTTGCAGTAAGTTATCCTGAAACCATTGATTATTTTCCAAAACAAAAGGTTTATCTTACTGGAACGCCAATTAGAAAAAAAATCTTAGAAGGCGATTTAGAAAAAGCAAAACAACTTTTTAATATAAAAGAAGGAAAACTCACTATACTGATTTTTGGAGGAAGTCTTGGTGCAAGAAAAATAAATAAAGCTATGACAGAAGCTCTTCCATATTTGCTTCCTTTAAAGGATAGGATTCAGATAATTCATCAAACAGGACAGAACGATTTAAACTGGGTTTCTGCTGAATATAAAAATCTTTCATTCAAAGCCACTGTTTTACCCTTTATATATGATATGGCAGAGGCTTACAATGTAGCAGATTTAGTAATTTCAAGGGCAGGAGCCTCTACTGTAGCAGAGATTACAGCTATTGGCAAAGCGTCAATTCTGATTCCATATCCCTATGCTGCATATAATCATCAAGAGATGAATGCTCGAAGGCTTTTTAGTCGTGGTGCCTGTGAACTTATTCTTGATAGAGATTTAAATGGACAGAACCTTGCAAAAAAGATTAACGAGATTTTAAATAGTCCAGAAGTCATAAAAGAGATGCAGAGAGCAAGTCTTGCCTTTGGGAAACCAAAAGCAGGAGAAAAAATTATAGAGATTGCTGAAACCCTGATAAGGAGGAGAAATGTATCATTATAA
- the murC gene encoding UDP-N-acetylmuramate--L-alanine ligase, translated as MYHYKKIHFVGIGGIGMSGIAEVLHNMGYIVTGSDIKESDTVKRLRNFGIKVFIGHSKDNIDETDVVVFSSAVKPDNPEIVKAKEFGIPVIPRAEMLAELCRLKYSILVAGAHGKTTTTSLIATVLTDAGFDPTVIVGGKLKSIGSNAKLGQGEFLIAEADESDGSFLKLTPAISVITNIDREHLDYFKNLRRIKKAFVEFANKVPFYGLSILCGECRHIRDLIPHLTRRYVTYGFDKAFDFYAKNIEYSPPKVSFNAFFKEKSLGRFTITVLGKHNVLNALATIIVAKELSVPMQKVKESFESFKGIGRRFEFKGEKKGIKFYDDYGHHPTEIKAVIKTALWLKPERLCVIFQPHRYTRTRDLMEEFIKVFKSTLRKTDVLFLMDIYPASEPPIEGVSGEILYEKLKNAGVNVRFNPDKEKIKDDILKEIKEGDVVFTIGAGDVYKIGEALLERL; from the coding sequence ATGTATCATTATAAAAAAATTCATTTTGTTGGTATTGGTGGAATTGGGATGAGTGGTATTGCTGAGGTTCTTCATAATATGGGTTATATTGTAACAGGCTCTGACATAAAAGAGTCTGATACTGTTAAAAGATTAAGAAATTTTGGAATAAAAGTATTCATCGGGCATAGCAAAGACAACATTGATGAAACAGATGTGGTCGTATTTTCTTCAGCAGTAAAGCCTGATAATCCTGAAATTGTCAAAGCAAAGGAGTTTGGAATTCCTGTTATTCCAAGAGCTGAAATGCTTGCTGAACTCTGCAGACTGAAATATTCAATTCTGGTTGCTGGTGCCCACGGAAAAACAACAACCACTTCCTTAATTGCCACTGTTTTGACTGATGCTGGATTTGATCCCACAGTGATTGTAGGAGGAAAGCTCAAGTCAATTGGAAGCAATGCAAAGCTTGGTCAGGGTGAGTTTCTTATAGCTGAGGCTGATGAAAGTGATGGGAGTTTTTTAAAGCTTACTCCAGCTATTTCTGTGATAACAAACATTGATAGAGAACATCTTGATTATTTTAAAAATCTCAGAAGAATTAAAAAGGCTTTTGTTGAATTTGCAAATAAAGTTCCCTTTTATGGTCTTTCAATTCTCTGTGGAGAGTGCAGGCATATAAGGGATTTAATTCCTCATTTAACAAGAAGATATGTGACATATGGATTTGATAAAGCCTTTGATTTTTATGCAAAAAATATTGAGTATTCACCACCAAAGGTTTCCTTTAATGCCTTTTTCAAAGAGAAATCTCTTGGAAGATTTACTATTACTGTTTTAGGAAAACACAATGTTTTGAATGCTCTGGCAACAATAATTGTGGCAAAGGAGCTTTCAGTGCCTATGCAAAAAGTGAAAGAATCTTTTGAGAGTTTTAAAGGAATTGGCAGAAGATTTGAGTTTAAAGGAGAAAAAAAGGGTATAAAATTTTATGATGACTATGGACATCATCCAACAGAAATAAAGGCTGTAATAAAAACTGCTTTATGGTTGAAACCAGAAAGACTCTGCGTGATCTTTCAACCTCACAGATACACAAGAACAAGGGATTTAATGGAAGAGTTTATTAAGGTATTTAAAAGCACATTGCGGAAGACTGATGTTTTATTCCTTATGGATATATATCCTGCCAGTGAACCTCCTATTGAAGGAGTGAGTGGTGAAATTTTATACGAAAAACTGAAAAATGCTGGTGTAAATGTTAGATTTAATCCAGACAAAGAAAAGATTAAGGATGATATTTTAAAAGAAATAAAGGAAGGAGATGTTGTTTTTACCATTGGAGCAGGAGATGTTTATAAAATTGGTGAAGCTTTGCTGGAAAGGCTATGA
- the murB gene encoding UDP-N-acetylmuramate dehydrogenase translates to MKNIEIFCKEKGLIYKKYEPLSEYTTLKIGGQADLIAFSEEDSIVDLIEVIKNEGLAYYVIGGGSNLLISDSGFRGVIINTKRMNRIDIEEFKIRASAGVKLQRLAAFVLKRNLSGMEGLVGIPGTVGGAVKGNAGSFGYEIKDSLEEVEVITDQLEIKVLKKQNMNFKYRSSGLPESWIIKSARFSLKSGEPFKKMKEFLKKKIETQPLRDRSAGCVFKNPEGHSAGALIDKAGLKGMRIGDIVVSPVHANYFINTGRGKASDFLRLMDIVREKVFKLFSIELEPEIKILGGQL, encoded by the coding sequence ATGAAAAATATTGAAATTTTCTGTAAAGAAAAGGGATTGATTTATAAAAAATATGAGCCTCTATCTGAATATACCACTTTGAAAATTGGAGGGCAGGCGGATTTAATAGCATTTTCAGAGGAAGACAGTATTGTGGATTTGATTGAAGTAATAAAAAACGAGGGATTAGCCTATTATGTTATAGGAGGAGGTAGTAACTTACTCATAAGTGATAGTGGATTCAGAGGAGTGATAATCAATACAAAAAGAATGAACAGAATAGATATTGAAGAATTTAAAATCAGGGCTTCAGCTGGAGTAAAGCTTCAAAGGCTTGCTGCCTTTGTTTTGAAAAGAAATCTTTCAGGTATGGAAGGACTTGTTGGTATCCCGGGAACAGTTGGAGGTGCTGTAAAAGGCAATGCAGGCTCTTTTGGATATGAAATAAAGGACAGTCTTGAGGAAGTGGAAGTTATTACTGATCAGCTGGAGATAAAGGTTTTAAAAAAGCAGAATATGAATTTTAAATACAGGAGTTCAGGGCTGCCTGAATCTTGGATTATTAAATCTGCCAGATTCAGCTTAAAAAGTGGTGAGCCTTTTAAAAAAATGAAGGAATTTCTTAAGAAAAAAATAGAAACACAACCTTTAAGAGATAGATCTGCTGGTTGTGTATTTAAAAATCCCGAGGGGCATTCAGCAGGTGCCTTAATAGATAAAGCAGGATTAAAGGGAATGAGAATCGGAGATATAGTTGTAAGTCCTGTTCATGCTAACTACTTTATAAATACCGGCAGAGGTAAGGCAAGTGATTTTCTTAGATTAATGGATATTGTTAGAGAAAAAGTATTCAAACTTTTTTCTATTGAATTAGAACCTGAAATAAAAATTTTAGGAGGACAGTTATGA
- a CDS encoding D-alanine--D-alanine ligase — MRVGVIAGGISSEREVSLKSGQAVFNALRELGFNTVFIDAGTDLCEKIKQEKIDVAFLVLHGGWGENGGVQGMLEVMGIPYTGSGVLASALAMDKEATKKIFLYHSIPVPPFKTVYKSDYLSSAFSLQSLSFPLVVKPAHEGSSVGVNIVRSEKELDEALKEAFKYGNRAILEKYIEGKEIHIGVLGNRALGGVEVRPKKEFYSYEAKYTKGLTDYILPPEIDASVYEKLKELGLKAHQALGCKGATRVDMLVDEKNNVYVLEVNTIPGMTETSLLPKIASLSGYDFKSLVKEILELALKDEE; from the coding sequence ATGAGAGTTGGTGTAATAGCAGGAGGAATATCATCTGAAAGGGAGGTTTCTCTTAAAAGTGGGCAGGCAGTTTTTAATGCTTTAAGGGAACTTGGATTTAATACAGTTTTTATAGATGCAGGCACTGACCTCTGTGAGAAAATAAAACAGGAAAAAATTGATGTAGCCTTTCTGGTTCTTCATGGAGGATGGGGAGAAAATGGCGGAGTTCAAGGAATGCTTGAAGTTATGGGAATTCCATACACTGGTTCAGGAGTTCTTGCTTCAGCTCTGGCAATGGACAAAGAGGCAACAAAGAAAATATTTCTATATCATAGCATCCCTGTGCCTCCATTTAAAACAGTTTATAAAAGTGATTATCTTTCTTCAGCTTTTAGCCTTCAGTCTCTCAGTTTTCCTCTTGTTGTAAAACCAGCACATGAAGGCTCTTCAGTAGGAGTAAATATTGTTCGAAGCGAAAAAGAACTTGATGAAGCTCTTAAAGAAGCCTTTAAATATGGCAACAGGGCAATTTTAGAAAAATATATTGAAGGTAAAGAAATTCACATTGGTGTTCTTGGCAATAGAGCTCTTGGAGGAGTTGAAGTTCGACCTAAAAAGGAGTTTTACAGTTATGAAGCAAAATATACAAAGGGGCTCACTGATTATATACTTCCTCCAGAGATAGATGCTTCTGTTTATGAAAAACTTAAAGAGCTTGGGCTTAAAGCTCATCAGGCATTGGGCTGTAAAGGTGCTACAAGAGTTGATATGCTCGTTGATGAGAAGAATAATGTCTATGTTCTTGAGGTAAATACAATTCCTGGAATGACAGAGACTTCGCTTTTACCCAAAATAGCGTCTCTTTCAGGCTATGATTTTAAAAGTCTTGTTAAAGAAATTCTTGAGCTTGCACTGAAAGATGAAGAATAA
- a CDS encoding FtsQ-type POTRA domain-containing protein, with translation MKNKKWIILVGVFFILMAVFLYSEGLTVRHIVIIGNKHLNEKEIRSIIGIKEGSSIIYPSSKSLYERLKKTPWIKDAIIRKDLNGTITIYIKESSPVAVAMFNEKAYLIDYEAQILEDFTQEIQASANHKPLLLPVIKNIDPFKNRETFEEAVKLLNFISNKGFIKTEDEITITGNNPDTLTLYINDFPIIVGKGDFEIKFAKYLIVNAEIQKRGLNVQYIDLRFPDRVIVKPVQQDLKDE, from the coding sequence ATGAAGAATAAAAAATGGATAATTCTCGTGGGAGTTTTTTTCATTTTAATGGCAGTATTTTTATATTCTGAAGGACTTACTGTAAGGCATATTGTCATTATTGGCAATAAACATCTTAATGAAAAAGAAATCAGGTCAATCATAGGCATAAAGGAGGGAAGTTCTATAATTTATCCATCATCTAAGAGCTTATATGAAAGACTAAAAAAAACGCCTTGGATAAAGGATGCGATAATAAGAAAAGATTTAAATGGTACAATAACGATTTATATAAAAGAATCCAGTCCAGTTGCTGTTGCCATGTTTAATGAAAAAGCCTATTTAATTGATTATGAAGCTCAGATTCTTGAGGATTTTACTCAAGAGATTCAGGCATCAGCAAACCATAAGCCTTTATTATTGCCAGTTATAAAAAATATTGATCCCTTTAAAAACAGGGAAACTTTTGAGGAAGCTGTGAAATTACTGAATTTTATTAGCAATAAAGGCTTTATAAAAACTGAAGATGAAATAACCATAACAGGCAATAATCCAGATACTCTTACTCTTTACATAAATGATTTTCCAATTATTGTAGGTAAAGGAGACTTTGAGATAAAGTTTGCCAAGTATCTCATTGTTAATGCTGAAATTCAAAAAAGAGGACTAAATGTGCAATACATTGATTTAAGATTTCCTGATAGAGTAATAGTAAAACCAGTTCAGCAGGATTTGAAAGATGAGTGA